From Methanoculleus thermophilus:
ATAGCCATTCGTCGACACTAACTCTGCTCCTTGTTGTTGGTTTCGTCATTAACACAAGGAGCAACGGTTTTATAGATCTTTCCCCTCAGATGGAGCCGACCCTCGACTAGAGGGTTTCAACAGAGCCGAATGATCGAGCCTTCCGGCATCGCCTCCACGTTCACAGGAACACCCTCAAGGAGTTCGACGACATCGGCTAGGCCGCAGAAGACTCCCCAGGGATCCGGGAGGACCGCGGCGGTCACCTCCATCGTGACCTCCGGGTTGACGCCGTCCTTCTCCATGACCTCCACGACCCGCTGGAAGTAGACGTCCGTGCACTGCCCGGCCCGAATGGCGTCTTCGCCGACTATGAGAATCCTGCCCATGAATCCAGGTTGTCGCCGAAGATGTAAACCCTTCTGGACCGCGTCTCTCCTGCACCGAAAAGATGGGCTTTTTCCCATAAGACGTCGACCCGATAGACAGGAATGACGCACGGAGAAGTGTATGCCGCTATGCCGGCTAAAAGAGCCGCGGGGTGGGCCTAGTGCTCGGGATCATCGGGGGCACGAGCCTCCTCTTCGCCGACCTGCCGCCCCTCGAGAAGACGACCGTCGCCACACCCTATGGAAAGGCGGAAGTGTATACAGGAGCCTTTGCCCTCCTCCTGCGCCACCAGTACAGTCTCCCCCCGCACCGCATCAACTACCGCGCGTGTCTTTCGGCACTCGCCATCCTCGGGGTGGACCGGATCGTCGCCATCGGCTCGACCGGCTCCTTAAAGCCCGAGATCCCGCCGGGCTCGATCGTCATCCCGACCGACTACTTAAGCCTCACCGACATCCCGTCCATCTATGAGTGCAGCATCGAGCACGTCCGCCCCGAACTCGACGCGGACCTCATCCGCACCCTCGGCGAACTCGTCCCCGAAGCCCGTGTAGGGGGCGTCTACGCCCAGACCCGGGGACCCCGGATCGAGACCGTCGCCGAGGTCAAGGGGCTTTCAAAGGTTGCCGATATCGTCGGGATGACGGTTGCAAGCGAAGCGACGCTCGCCCTGGAACTAGGAATGCGATTTGCCGCCCTCTGCACCGTGGACAACTATGCAAACGGTCTCGGGAGCGAGACCCTGACCTACGAACACATCCTCGCGACCTCTCGGGCGAATGCCAAAAGGACAGGGGATATCCTTGAAAAAATTGTGGAACGACTTGCATGACAGACTTAGATGACATCTTTACTGCCCGGGGCTCGGTCCTGATCGCCGGGGCCTCCATCAACGGATCGACTGCAGACATCGCGATCGACGAGACCGGAACGATCGCCGCGATCGGGGAGGACGCCCGGCGGGCGATCGACGCCGATATCGTCATCGACGGCTCCGACCGGCTTGCCGTCCCAGGCCTTGTCAACACCCACACCCACGCCGCAATGACCCTGCTGCGGGGGTATGCAGACGATATGCTGCTGCAGGAGTGGCTCTCGCAGAAGATCTGGCCGCTTGAGGCACACCTTACAGGCGACGACGTCTACGCCGGGACAAAACTCGCGTGTCTGGAGATGATCAAGAGCGGTACCGTCGCGTTCAACGACATGTACTTCTTTATGGATCGGGCTGCAGCGGCGGTTGACGATATGGGGATGCGGGCGACGCTCGCCTACGGGTTCATCGACCTTGGGATGGAAGAGAAGCGCGAGGCCGAGATCAAGGCGACCGAAGCCCTCGTTGATCACATAAGATCGCTCAATAACCCGCGGATCCAGGCGGCCGTCGGTCCCCACTCCGTCTACACCGTCTCCCCCGAGGGTCTCTCCTGGTGTGCGGAGTACGCAAAGGAGCAGGGGATCGGGATCCACGTTCACCTCTCCGAGACCGAGAAGGAGGTCACCGACTGCGTCGCGCAGTTCGGCAAACGTCCCACGTACCTTCTCGACGAGTACGGCTGCCTCACCCCCCGGACCGTCGCCGCGCACTGCTGCTGGCTCGACGAGGCCGAGTGCCGGCTCCTTGGAGAGCGCGGGGTCTCCGCCTCCCACAACCCGGCAAGCAACATGAAGCTCGCCGTCAACCGGGCGATGCCCTACCACTGGCTGAAGCAGTATGGGGCAAACGTCGCCCTCGGGACCGACGGCTGCTCCTCGAACAACAACCTCGATATCTTTGAGGAGATGAAGTTTGCCGCGCTGCTCCAGAAGTTTGCCTGGAATTCACCGACCCTGCTTCCCGCCGGCGAGGCTGTCATGATGGCGACCGCGGCGGGCGCCCGGGCGCTCGGTATTGGCCCGGGGACGCTGACCGTGGGCGCACCGGCCGATATCGTCCTCCTCGATGCCCGGGCGGTCTGCAACACCCCGCTCTACAACCCCGACTCTAACATCGTCTACGCCTGCAACGGCGGTGCGGTCATGACCGTCCTCTGCGGAGGCAGGGTCCTGATGCACGAACGGACGGTGCCGGGCGAAGAAGAGATCATCCAAGAGGCTGCTGCGGCAGCCCGGTCGCTCATCGAGCGGGCAAAAAATTCGGCCTGATCAGGTCTGGAGGAGGGCAGGGCCCCCTCCCCTCGAACCGGTCATGCGCCAGGAGTATAGAGGTAGATATCCCAGTTCCCGGACCGGTTATCCATCCAGACGATCCGATCGCCTGATATTTGCGGGAGATACTGCGCAGCGTTGTCGCTCGTGATCTGCTGGATCTCCCCGGTGGTGATCTCATACAGGTAGATGTCATCGGTATCCTGACTCGTGGCGTTCTGCCAGACGACTAGATCCCCTGATATATCGAGGTAGGTGACCAGCCCCGGCGGGCCGCCGGCGATCCGCTGCTCCTCACCAGACGTGAGGTTATGGATGACGAGCGACGACGAACCGTTCCCCACCTCGGACCAGACGGCCCGGTCTCCGGAGATCGCCGGGAACCCCTGCATCGCGCTGCTGCTTGCAAGCGATACCGGTGCTCCTCCTCCCTGACTCACGAAGACGGTATAGTTCCCGCTGCTCTGGTCAGCCCAGATGACAGTATCGCCCGAGAGATCGGGCGAGATGATCAGGGGATCCCCCTGCACCGGGCCGGATGAAATCCGCGTCGTCTCTTGAGTTGTCAGGTTCATGGCATAGATGCCACCATCGTCTCCGGCCCGCCCATCAAGCCAGACGACCGTATCTCCATCGATTGCCGGCACATTTCCGCCGGTTCCGTTGGTGATCGGGGTCTCCGTCCTGGTTGTCGTATCATAGAGCCAGATCTCCGGTGTTCCTGAACGGCTGTCCTCCCAGACGATACGGTTCCCCGAGATCTCCGGCCAGAGCGCGATGGCATTCCCGTCGGTGACCCTAGTCTCTGTGCCGCCGGCGATATCATAGAGGTAGATGTCGGCGCCGCCGTGCCGTCCATCCACCCACACGATCCTCTCGCCGTCAATCGCTGCGGAGATCTGGTCGCTTTGGTTCGTCGTCACCTGCACCGGGGCGACTGCACCGGTCTCCCCGACCGGTGCCGCACCTGCAGCGGCCGCCAACGCTACAATAAAGATACATACAAGATACAGGAGTCGATGATCCATGGATCTCCCCCGGGGTGGGGTAACGTCCATGGTATAAAAATGAAGTTATGATGATGCCTGAAGAAGTCTTCCGGAGTTTCTATTCTTGAGCGCCTTTTTGGATCAAAAAAAGGTTTACGCGGTCTCGATCTTTGATTCGTTCTCAAGACCGAGCTCCTCGATCGCCATCTCCCGCATCTTGAACTTCATGATCTTCCCGGATACCGTCATCGGGAAGTCATCGACGAACTTGACGTAGCGTGGGATCTTGAAGTGCGCAATCCGGCCGCGGCAGAACTCCTTCACTTCATCTTCCGTAAGGGTCGCACCGTTGACGGGTTTGACCCAGGCCATCAGTTCCTCGCCGTACTTCCTGTCGGGCACCCCGATTACATAAACATCGGCGATCTTTGGATGGTTATGGAGGAACTCCTCAATCTCGCGCGGGTAGATGTTCTCTCCACCGCGGATCACCATATCTTTCAGCCGCCCGACAATCTTGATGTAATCCTCCTCGTCCATCACGCCAAGATCGCCGGTGTGGTTCCAGCCGCTCTCGTCGATCGTCGCCCGGGTGGCGCTCGGGTTGTTGTAATACCCGCGCATCACGCAGTAACCCCGGGCGCAGATCTCCCCGGTCTCGCCGCGGGGAACGATCCGCTTCGTGTGCGGATCGACGATCTTGATCTCGGTGTGGGGGAAGGGTTTTCCCAAGGTCGTGATACGCCGCTCCAGCGGATCGTCGGTCGTCGTCATTGTGACGCCGGGTGAGGTCTCGGTCTGTCCGTAGACGATCACGATCTCGGACATATTCATCTTCTTGTTGACCTCACGCATCACTTCGATTGGACAGGGCGACCCGGCCATGATCCCGGTCCGGAGCGTATCGAGACGATACTTCGGGAAGTTCGGGTGGGAGAGTTCCGCGATGAACATCGTCGGCACGCCGTGGAGCGCCGTGCACCGCTCGTCCTGAACCGTACGGAGGACCGCTTCGGCGTCGAAGATCGGCGATGGGAGGACCATCGTGGCGCCGTGAGTGACGACGGCCATATTCGAGAGGACCATCCCGAAGCAGTGGTAGAACGGCACCGGGATACATAGCCGGTCTTTATGGGTGAACTTCATCCCTTCGCCGATGATGAAGCCGTTGTTCAAGATATTGTGGTGAGTCAGGATGACCCCTTTCGGAAACCCAGTCGTCCCGCTGGTATACTGGATGTTGACCGGATCGTCGAAGTCAAGCGCCTCTTCCCGCTCTCTGAGTTCGTCGGGGCTGATGAGCGCGGCCTTCTCCATGAGCTCGTCCCAGGTGTACATCCCGTTGTAGGGAATATCCCCAAGGAAGATGACATTTTTTAAGAACGGGAATTTGTCGCTGTGGATCCGACCGG
This genomic window contains:
- a CDS encoding MTAP family purine nucleoside phosphorylase; this encodes MLGIIGGTSLLFADLPPLEKTTVATPYGKAEVYTGAFALLLRHQYSLPPHRINYRACLSALAILGVDRIVAIGSTGSLKPEIPPGSIVIPTDYLSLTDIPSIYECSIEHVRPELDADLIRTLGELVPEARVGGVYAQTRGPRIETVAEVKGLSKVADIVGMTVASEATLALELGMRFAALCTVDNYANGLGSETLTYEHILATSRANAKRTGDILEKIVERLA
- a CDS encoding amidohydrolase family protein, whose translation is MTDLDDIFTARGSVLIAGASINGSTADIAIDETGTIAAIGEDARRAIDADIVIDGSDRLAVPGLVNTHTHAAMTLLRGYADDMLLQEWLSQKIWPLEAHLTGDDVYAGTKLACLEMIKSGTVAFNDMYFFMDRAAAAVDDMGMRATLAYGFIDLGMEEKREAEIKATEALVDHIRSLNNPRIQAAVGPHSVYTVSPEGLSWCAEYAKEQGIGIHVHLSETEKEVTDCVAQFGKRPTYLLDEYGCLTPRTVAAHCCWLDEAECRLLGERGVSASHNPASNMKLAVNRAMPYHWLKQYGANVALGTDGCSSNNNLDIFEEMKFAALLQKFAWNSPTLLPAGEAVMMATAAGARALGIGPGTLTVGAPADIVLLDARAVCNTPLYNPDSNIVYACNGGAVMTVLCGGRVLMHERTVPGEEEIIQEAAAAARSLIERAKNSA
- a CDS encoding TolB family protein, translated to MDHRLLYLVCIFIVALAAAAGAAPVGETGAVAPVQVTTNQSDQISAAIDGERIVWVDGRHGGADIYLYDIAGGTETRVTDGNAIALWPEISGNRIVWEDSRSGTPEIWLYDTTTRTETPITNGTGGNVPAIDGDTVVWLDGRAGDDGGIYAMNLTTQETTRISSGPVQGDPLIISPDLSGDTVIWADQSSGNYTVFVSQGGGAPVSLASSSAMQGFPAISGDRAVWSEVGNGSSSLVIHNLTSGEEQRIAGGPPGLVTYLDISGDLVVWQNATSQDTDDIYLYEITTGEIQQITSDNAAQYLPQISGDRIVWMDNRSGNWDIYLYTPGA
- a CDS encoding AMP-binding protein, translating into MVEGSYACGNSQIPLLGITIGEMLNRIAAAHPDNEALVSVHQNIRWTYAEFLERVDTLARALMALDVERGDRVGIWALNYAEWVLVQFATAKIGAIMVNINPSYRTYEFEYAMKQAEIQTLIIQGRFKTSDYVGMFYEACPEAFEAKPGRIHSDKFPFLKNVIFLGDIPYNGMYTWDELMEKAALISPDELREREEALDFDDPVNIQYTSGTTGFPKGVILTHHNILNNGFIIGEGMKFTHKDRLCIPVPFYHCFGMVLSNMAVVTHGATMVLPSPIFDAEAVLRTVQDERCTALHGVPTMFIAELSHPNFPKYRLDTLRTGIMAGSPCPIEVMREVNKKMNMSEIVIVYGQTETSPGVTMTTTDDPLERRITTLGKPFPHTEIKIVDPHTKRIVPRGETGEICARGYCVMRGYYNNPSATRATIDESGWNHTGDLGVMDEEDYIKIVGRLKDMVIRGGENIYPREIEEFLHNHPKIADVYVIGVPDRKYGEELMAWVKPVNGATLTEDEVKEFCRGRIAHFKIPRYVKFVDDFPMTVSGKIMKFKMREMAIEELGLENESKIETA